Proteins encoded together in one Chitinophaga lutea window:
- a CDS encoding sulfatase, producing MIRVCFTSLCFLVLLQAAVAQRKPNIVLFLVDDMGWQDCSVPFWSEVTPLNRRYHTPNMERLARDGMKFTNAYAAPVCSPSRISLMTGMNAARHRVTNWTLRKNASVDVADSVLAVPAWNVNGMSPVAGTERAVHATPLPILLQDAGYYTIHCGKAHFGAMETPAADPLNIGFNVNVAGHAAGGPGSFLGEQHYGNKGDGPTPPWGVPGLKKYHGTATFLTEALTIEALAALDKPVAEQNPFFLYMSHYAVHVPFAADERFIRKYRDMGLPEPEARYAAMVEGMDKSLGDIMDYLKKKKVDDNTVIIFMSDNGGYSGEGRGGQLYTHNLPLRAGKGSVYEGGIREPMLVKWPGVVKPASVCEQYLVIEDFFPTILGMAGANNKPTVQQVDGKNFIPLLRDASIRDTARALVWHCPNKWLGSDEHGINFRSAIRQGNWKLVYNQKTGTKELYNLQTDIGEQQDVSRRMPEVTQRLSRLLAGKLREYDAQMPTVKKTMKPVPLPDQH from the coding sequence ATGATTAGAGTATGCTTCACGTCTCTTTGTTTCCTTGTACTGCTGCAAGCCGCTGTGGCGCAGCGTAAACCGAATATCGTATTGTTCCTGGTGGATGATATGGGCTGGCAGGATTGCTCCGTTCCTTTCTGGTCGGAAGTGACGCCCCTCAACCGTCGGTATCACACGCCCAACATGGAACGCCTGGCCAGGGATGGCATGAAATTCACCAACGCGTATGCCGCGCCGGTTTGTTCACCGAGCCGCATCAGCCTGATGACCGGCATGAATGCCGCCCGCCACCGCGTCACCAACTGGACGCTCCGCAAAAACGCGAGTGTGGATGTGGCGGATTCCGTGCTGGCCGTGCCGGCGTGGAACGTGAACGGGATGTCGCCCGTGGCCGGTACGGAACGCGCGGTGCATGCCACACCCTTACCCATATTGCTGCAGGATGCGGGATACTATACGATCCACTGCGGGAAAGCTCATTTCGGTGCGATGGAAACGCCCGCCGCCGATCCGCTCAATATTGGTTTCAACGTGAATGTGGCCGGCCATGCCGCCGGTGGCCCCGGCAGCTTTCTCGGCGAACAGCATTATGGCAATAAAGGCGACGGACCCACCCCGCCCTGGGGTGTGCCGGGGCTGAAAAAATATCACGGCACCGCTACTTTTCTGACCGAAGCACTGACGATAGAGGCGCTGGCGGCGCTGGACAAACCCGTGGCCGAACAAAACCCTTTTTTCCTGTACATGTCTCATTACGCCGTGCATGTGCCCTTTGCCGCCGATGAGCGCTTCATCCGCAAATACCGGGACATGGGCCTTCCCGAACCGGAAGCCAGGTACGCGGCGATGGTGGAGGGCATGGACAAAAGCCTCGGCGATATCATGGACTACCTCAAAAAGAAAAAGGTCGATGATAACACCGTGATCATTTTCATGAGCGACAACGGGGGTTACAGCGGCGAGGGCAGAGGCGGGCAACTTTATACGCACAATCTTCCCCTGCGCGCAGGCAAAGGCTCCGTATACGAAGGCGGCATCCGCGAGCCCATGCTCGTGAAATGGCCCGGTGTGGTGAAACCAGCTTCCGTGTGTGAGCAATACCTGGTCATCGAAGACTTTTTCCCGACCATCCTCGGCATGGCCGGCGCAAACAATAAACCCACGGTACAGCAGGTAGACGGAAAAAATTTTATCCCGCTGCTGCGTGACGCTTCCATCCGGGATACGGCCAGGGCGCTGGTTTGGCATTGCCCCAACAAATGGCTTGGCAGCGATGAGCACGGCATTAATTTCAGGAGCGCGATACGGCAGGGAAACTGGAAACTGGTGTACAATCAGAAAACGGGCACGAAGGAATTGTATAACCTTCAGACTGATATCGGCGAGCAGCAGGATGTTTCCCGGCGCATGCCGGAGGTCACGCAACGTTTGTCGCGGTTGCTGGCCGGGAAATTGCGGGAATACGACGCGCAGATGCCCACTGTTAAAAAGACAATGAAACCTGTACCTTTACCTGATCAGCACTGA
- a CDS encoding glycoside hydrolase family 16 protein: MKRTTWLLAAVLIVAGCKTATYTVKDRYMYVQKNGREQKKWQLVWQEEFNGPSLDTAKWTRIQPNKADWGRHMTDKGICYDMSGGLLYLKGMVNPDTSVDKRPFLTGGIWSKGKFAFQYGMVEIRAKLECAQGAWPAMWMLAETDKYGGYPKNGEIDIMEHLNYDSIIYQTIHSYYTLTLKKKDVPPHHGTAPFKRDDFNVFGLKWYPDKIVYVLNGKETFTYPRLKNVDPSQWPFDQPFYLLIDQQLGGSWVGKVDPETLPVNMIVDWVRVYQ, encoded by the coding sequence ATGAAAAGAACAACATGGCTACTGGCGGCGGTATTGATCGTTGCAGGCTGTAAAACGGCCACCTATACCGTGAAAGATCGCTACATGTACGTGCAGAAAAATGGAAGGGAACAGAAAAAATGGCAACTCGTCTGGCAGGAAGAATTCAACGGGCCTTCGCTGGATACGGCCAAATGGACGAGGATTCAGCCCAACAAAGCGGACTGGGGCAGGCATATGACCGATAAAGGCATTTGTTATGATATGAGCGGCGGATTGCTGTATCTCAAAGGCATGGTGAACCCCGATACCTCCGTCGACAAACGCCCCTTTTTAACGGGCGGCATCTGGAGCAAGGGGAAATTCGCGTTTCAGTACGGCATGGTGGAAATACGCGCGAAGCTGGAATGTGCGCAGGGCGCCTGGCCCGCCATGTGGATGCTGGCGGAAACGGACAAATACGGCGGGTATCCGAAGAATGGAGAAATCGACATCATGGAGCACCTGAACTACGACAGCATCATCTATCAGACCATCCATTCGTATTACACGCTCACGCTGAAAAAGAAAGATGTTCCCCCGCACCACGGCACCGCCCCGTTCAAGCGTGACGACTTTAATGTATTCGGCCTTAAGTGGTATCCGGACAAGATCGTGTACGTGCTCAATGGTAAAGAAACATTCACCTACCCCCGTTTGAAAAACGTAGATCCTTCGCAATGGCCTTTCGACCAACCCTTTTATCTGCTGATCGATCAGCAGCTGGGTGGGAGCTGGGTAGGCAAGGTGGACCCCGAAACTTTACCGGTCAATATGATCGTGGACTGGGTGAGGGTGTATCAATAA
- a CDS encoding alpha/beta hydrolase fold domain-containing protein, whose product MPHTEPLNGKHVLYLHGGAYVQCFTLPHWYFLADIVKTTGVAITAPDYPLAPAHTYREAFNVVEKIYLQLVGLYGPAAIILMGDSAGGGFALALAQKLKEDQLPLPGQVILLSPWLDISLKNPAIEQIAPTDPFLDKESLQTAGELYAGGTNPEHYQLSPINGTLEGLGKITVFAGSNEILAADARKLKAMALEKGTGLDYYEYPEMVHTWMLLNFPESKKARQQIVQLLRGHA is encoded by the coding sequence TTGCCGCATACGGAGCCATTGAACGGCAAGCATGTTTTATACCTGCACGGGGGAGCTTATGTTCAGTGTTTTACGCTGCCGCACTGGTATTTCCTCGCCGATATCGTGAAAACTACGGGCGTTGCCATTACCGCGCCGGATTATCCCCTGGCGCCGGCGCATACGTACCGCGAAGCATTCAACGTTGTTGAAAAGATATACCTCCAACTGGTTGGCCTGTACGGCCCTGCCGCGATCATACTGATGGGCGATTCCGCTGGCGGAGGATTTGCACTGGCTTTGGCGCAGAAACTCAAAGAAGATCAGCTTCCGCTCCCCGGCCAGGTCATCCTGCTTTCACCCTGGCTCGACATCTCCCTGAAAAACCCCGCCATTGAACAGATCGCTCCCACCGATCCATTTCTCGACAAAGAAAGCCTGCAAACCGCCGGTGAACTGTATGCGGGCGGCACCAACCCCGAGCATTACCAGCTCAGCCCTATCAACGGAACGCTGGAGGGGCTCGGAAAAATCACCGTATTCGCCGGCTCCAATGAAATACTGGCGGCCGATGCCCGGAAACTGAAAGCGATGGCGCTGGAAAAGGGAACGGGCCTGGATTACTACGAATACCCGGAAATGGTCCACACCTGGATGTTGCTGAATTTCCCGGAATCCAAAAAAGCAAGGCAGCAGATCGTTCAGCTGCTCCGCGGTCATGCCTGA
- a CDS encoding DUF3667 domain-containing protein: protein MKTQHLRQNKTCLNCGHPVPDRFCGHCGQENVEVNESFGHLVSHFFQDITHYDSKLLTTLKYLFFYPGLLTKEYIAGKRTSYVNPIRLYVFTSFVFFLMLAMTGEHGDPYNRQAQVIPKLKLDSMVRQAAGLRDSLRRGKVAPEDTAAVRIKADLLTIMGTDSVRNSVRLYDSLQQSLPPHLRKPWWERTIQTRTLELRDRYGGNMRDALENKVLHNYPKLMFLLLPFFALLLKWFFPRKSWMYAHHAIFSIHFHTFIFMTGILAVLINLVLHSNALYVWLMLPLFLYLVFAVRNAYQVQFSTALLKSVGIVAAYALGTAMVGVAFVAILFAFM from the coding sequence GTGAAAACACAACACCTCCGGCAGAACAAAACCTGCCTCAATTGCGGCCACCCCGTGCCCGACCGTTTCTGCGGCCATTGCGGCCAGGAAAACGTCGAAGTAAATGAGTCGTTCGGGCACCTGGTCAGCCACTTTTTCCAGGACATCACCCATTACGATTCCAAATTACTCACCACGCTCAAATACCTGTTCTTTTATCCGGGCCTCCTCACAAAGGAGTATATCGCCGGTAAACGCACGTCGTACGTCAATCCCATCCGCCTCTACGTGTTCACGTCATTCGTCTTTTTCCTGATGCTGGCCATGACGGGGGAGCATGGCGACCCGTACAACCGGCAGGCGCAGGTCATACCGAAACTGAAACTCGACTCGATGGTCAGGCAGGCCGCCGGCCTGCGGGATTCCCTGCGGAGAGGAAAAGTGGCCCCGGAAGATACCGCCGCCGTCCGGATAAAGGCGGACCTTCTCACCATCATGGGCACCGATTCCGTACGCAATTCGGTGCGCCTGTACGACTCGCTGCAGCAATCCCTGCCGCCGCATCTGCGTAAACCATGGTGGGAACGGACAATACAGACCCGCACCCTCGAACTTCGTGACAGATACGGCGGCAACATGCGGGACGCCCTGGAGAACAAAGTCCTCCACAATTATCCCAAACTCATGTTCCTGCTGCTGCCGTTTTTTGCTTTGCTGCTGAAATGGTTCTTCCCCCGGAAGTCGTGGATGTACGCACATCATGCCATCTTCTCCATCCATTTCCATACGTTCATTTTTATGACCGGTATACTGGCAGTACTGATCAACCTGGTCCTTCATTCCAATGCGTTATACGTCTGGCTCATGCTGCCGTTATTCCTGTACCTGGTGTTCGCCGTAAGAAACGCTTACCAGGTGCAGTTCAGCACTGCATTATTGAAGTCGGTGGGCATCGTGGCGGCGTATGCGTTGGGGACGGCGATGGTGGGCGTGGCATTCGTTGCGATCCTTTTCGCGTTCATGTGA